Proteins from one Dysgonomonas sp. HDW5A genomic window:
- a CDS encoding LA_2272 family surface repeat-containing protein, which translates to MKKFCFIFGLLVLAVIKLSAQDNDLTSKSFFNVGLWYRLSTNGELTDSTTNNVSLALVSSINKNTNGFSFSLFNIVRSSMKGVQVGLYNETQALSGLQLGGFNKAKVMRGMQIGVGNGTMSGNGVQIGFFNGAQQMSGVQVGFFNESKKISGVQIGLVNSAEHNDFPVGLINIINDGEIAVGLTVDDMAVTLASFRSGGKYLYGIVGLGYNFDSPHHHMVLEGGLGLHIPFSGKFRFNTELIADVMSKTNIKVNWGGEKDDKDDDYDYKEAYRYAIRFMPSYKISRKIEVFGGPSINYLTTRSLDNEALFPTHRIWKKFDSSSFKQIYWGWTFGLQYKL; encoded by the coding sequence ATGAAGAAATTTTGTTTTATTTTCGGTTTACTTGTCTTGGCTGTCATTAAATTATCGGCTCAAGATAATGATCTTACCTCCAAATCGTTTTTTAATGTGGGTTTGTGGTATAGATTATCTACCAATGGCGAATTAACTGATTCGACTACCAATAATGTTTCTCTGGCTTTGGTTTCGAGTATCAATAAAAATACCAATGGGTTTTCGTTTTCACTTTTTAATATCGTGAGATCGTCGATGAAGGGCGTACAAGTTGGTCTGTATAATGAAACGCAAGCTTTGTCGGGTTTGCAGCTTGGGGGATTTAATAAAGCGAAAGTAATGCGAGGGATGCAAATTGGTGTAGGTAATGGTACCATGTCCGGCAACGGAGTACAAATAGGCTTTTTTAATGGAGCTCAGCAAATGTCAGGTGTACAAGTGGGATTTTTTAATGAGTCAAAGAAAATATCAGGTGTGCAAATAGGTCTTGTAAATAGTGCCGAGCATAACGATTTTCCGGTTGGGCTCATTAATATCATAAACGATGGGGAAATAGCTGTTGGGCTTACTGTAGATGATATGGCTGTTACTTTGGCTTCTTTTCGTTCGGGCGGTAAATATTTGTATGGAATTGTTGGATTAGGATATAATTTCGATTCGCCTCATCATCATATGGTATTAGAAGGTGGTCTGGGTTTGCATATACCTTTTTCCGGAAAATTTAGATTCAACACAGAATTAATTGCTGATGTGATGAGTAAAACAAATATTAAAGTAAATTGGGGGGGCGAGAAAGATGACAAAGATGATGACTATGATTATAAAGAAGCTTATCGTTATGCAATTCGCTTTATGCCATCCTATAAGATAAGTCGCAAAATAGAGGTTTTTGGAGGACCTTCAATTAATTATCTTACGACCCGTTCATTAGATAATGAGGCTTTGTTTCCTACGCATCGTATCTGGAAAAAGTTTGATTCTTCTTCTTTTAAACAGATCTATTGGGGATGGACATTTGGTTTGCAATATAAATTGTGA